The Marinitoga sp. 38H-ov genomic interval TATTTGTTGCAAAGCTAAAAAAAATATTGCCCATTTTGATACAAATATCGCCGGTAATATAAAACTCAAAAACATTAAAAAAATCAATGACAATAAAATTTTCCGTGGCCTTATCTCACTAAAAAGAGAAACCAAATACTTTGATGATATTGCAGCTATAATATTAAAAATAAAAAATATAATACCAAAATATTGAATATCTATATCAACATGGGAAAAATATGGTTGATATAACCAAAACCCTGTTTTAAATAATAATCCCATGACCAACGAATATATAATAGCCCATAATATTCTCGGTTTTTTTAATACTATATTAAAACTTTTAAACACATGGATAATATACTTATGCTCACTTTTTTCCCTATCTGTTTCAATAAACCCTAATGCTATTATTGATGCGATAATTACATTTAAAACACTAATCCAAAAAGGTAAAAAGGGATTATATTTATAAAGAAAACCACTTAAGATAGAACCAAAAGCTTGTGAAATAAATACATAAGAATTACTTATCCCTTCAATTTTTTGAAAATCTTTTTTTCTTCCTAATCCATTTAAACTTTCGTATAATAATGCCGTATCAGCTCCACTTGATAATGTAATACCTATCCCAAAAATAATTTCTGCTATTGCAAATACAAAAAAGTTTTTAAAAACTATATATAATATCAATCCCAATGCAAAAAATATTCCTGATAAAAACAATGAAACTTTTCTAGAAAGTTTATCTGCTAAAGTACCTGTTGGAATTTCGAACAAGAATACAGAAATAGAAAATATTGATTGAAGCAACATAATTTCAGAATAATTTAGCCCTTTAAGTAGCATAAACGGTATTAAAATGGGACCAATTATTCTTAAATTTAAAAATAATCTATATAACAAATAATTATTGATATTTTTAGTATAACCATTCATAAAAATACCCCCTTAATATTAATGGGAATTATACTTTCATAATGTTAATTTGTTGTTCCTAAAAAATCAATTATATGAAAATTATTTCATATAATGTTTTTTCATCTCTTGATTTTCTGGTAAATTCATTAATTCTTCTAAAACGTTTTTTACTTGACTGTATGATGTTGTTCTTCTATCTCTAATTAAAAATTCTTCTAATAATTTAATATCTCCCGTTAAAAATGCTTCTAACGCCATATCCATTCTTATCATTCTTGGATGTGAACTACCATAACTTTACACTTTGTAAGAAGTTATGGCTTCCTGTTTCAACCTATGATGACTCGTAGACCTCTTACAAGTTCCGCCGCCAGAGCATAGTCTGCAGGCGTAAATTCGGACAGTCCCTGCCCTACTAATTTATTATAGCTAAGCATATTTAGCTATATTAATAGCTGCATTTATGTCTCTATCGTGTACTGTTCCGCATTTAGGACATTCCCATTGTCTTACATTCAAATTTTTTACTTTTGTATTTTTGTTTCCACATACTGAACATATCTGACTTGATGCATAGAATCTGTCTATCTTTTTTAATTCAATACCATATCTTTTTATACTTTAATATTGTTATGAATTTGTTCCATGATTGCCATTGTATTGACTTTGCAATATAATGATTTTTCAACATTCCTTTTACATTTAAATCTTCTATAGCTATTTTTCCAACTTGATTTTCGCTGACAATTTTATATGTAGTTTTGTGGATCCAATCGTTTTTTATATTATTTATTTTTTCTATATATTTGGATAATTTAAGTCTTGCTTTTTCTTTATTTTTAGATCCTTTTTGTTTTTTAGATAATTGTCTGTATAATCTTTTTAATCTTCTCTCATATTTTTTTAACTCTGGAATACTATATTTTTCTCCATTACTTAATATAACAGTATTCTTAATACCTAAATCTATACCTAATATTTCTTTAGATTTGTTTTTAATTTCTACATCTGCAACTTCTATAACTATAGCAACATAATATTTATTTGTAGTTGTTTTTTCAAATGTAGCATTTTTTATTTTATATTCATTTGGTAATTTCCTATGAATACGAACTTTTATTCCTTCTTTAAATTTAGGTGATAACCATATTTATTATTATCTTCTTTAATATATAATTGTATATGTTGTGGTATTGTTTGTCTATTTTTCTTTTTCTTAAATTTAGGATATTTACCTTGATTTTTAAAGGCTCTATCCAAATCTTTAAGTGTTTGTTGTAAAACCTGTAAATTTTTTTTGTTTAACAACGAATATTTATTTGTTTTCTTTAATTGTATCAAAACAGATGCCCACATATAATAATTAGTAGGTTTATTAAGTTTTTTATACATTATATTGTTGTAGTTCAAAAAGAAGTTGTATATAAATCTTGTAGAACCAAAATGCTTATTTAATTTTTCTTTCTGTTCGTTCGTAGGGTAAATGCGAAATTTGTAAGTTTGAAGCATTTTTATCACTTCCTTGAGACTTTATATATTCTTTAAGAATTTCTAAGCACCGCCCACTGTTAAAAGACAATAACTTTTAGACCAAAAAGCAGACTTCCAAAGTTTATATACAAGGAAATTCTTTTTTGATAATTCTTGATGAAGCACTTTTATACGCATTAATGAACTTAGATAATTCAGAATTAGGTTGAGCAGAAAACAAAACGTGTATATGGTCTTGATCGTGATTCCATTCTTTTAAGATATTTTTCTCCAATACGTTCAAAAATCTGTTTTAATCTCATTGAGATAGTATCATTAACAACTTTTCTTCTGTATTTAGTTACAAGAACTAAGTGGTAATTTAATTTAAAGATAGAATGATTATTTGTTTCCAAAATCATTTTTTCACCTTCAATATATATATTAACACTAATGTTATAACATAAGTGTACCAAAATTGCAAATTCATCTCCGCCTTACAGAAGACGGAGTATTCTTTGTGTGTTTATATAAAATTTATACATATCAATTGCAGCTGGACTCAATTGATCATTAAATGGATCTCTGGGTTTTAATTCTTTATTCTCATCTATCCATTTATCTAATAATGGATATGCATCCTCTCCATTATATTCAAATTTGTTTAAACATATTGCATGATTAAAACCTGCAACTTGCCAATCAACTAAATTATAATCTAATCCAAGTTTTTCAATTATTTCCATTACACCATAGTGCCCATGACATACACCTATCATTTTTATTGGTATTTCTCTTGAAATTAATGTTGTTATTTCAAAAACTGGATTTGCTCCTTGTATTAACCAAGCATTTGGTGATAATTTTTCTATTAACTTTGCTACATTAAATGCAAAGTTTAATTGATTAAAATTTGAAATAGTATAATAATCAGAAACCATATTAAATTCTTGAGTATCTATTCCCCTATAATATCCGTATTTTTCCCCAATTGCTCTAGCTTTTTCTAAATATTCATGTCCTCCCACCATTGCAGTGTTAATTACAAAATCTGAATCTTTAATTGTTTCTTCTAAATTTGTAGTTTTAATAAATTTTATGTCAGAGCCAAATTCCTCTACTATTTTGCTTGCTAATAAATGAACTGCATTTAATCTTTCTTCATCAATATCCATTAATACAATAGTACTACCATTTAACTTTGGAGTTTTACAAATATCAGCTACTAAACGCATTGAAAATACTGCACTACCTGCCCCAATAATTCCTATTTTTATGCCCATGATATCCCCCCTAAAATTTTTGTATAACATTTAATAATTTTTTTCTTTCAAAGCCACTTTCATAATACCAGTAAGCTAAAGTTGCTGGCATTTTTTTTAATGAATATTTTTCTACAAAATCCCTTAAAAAATCTGGTGTTTCTATTCTTATATTCCATTTAATATCATATCTAGAATAATTTCTTATATATACATCTATGTATTCTTTTTCATGCTTATTTAATTCATAATAATAAATGTTTATAAATTCATTATATGAACTTTTCTTCATCTTTGAAAAGAAATGATCTACTAAATTTTTTCTTGCATTAATAAACTCATTACCTTTAATCATTTCTATTATAAACCTTTTTATGCTAAAATCATCGACAAAATTTAAATTTTTTATTTGTACTATATCTATTTTAGGTTTATTAATACATGCAATATATGTATTAAAAAATAATCTCTTTCTTTCTTCAACATTCATTTTTTCTAACTTATTAACGCTTTCTTTAAAAGCTTTTTCTATATATATTTTCCCATACTCATTAATAATAGCTTCTGGTGAATTAATATCTGGAACCAAATTTAAACCCAAAAGGATTTTCTTTAATGTGTCTCCCTTTATTTCTAATACCTTTCCATTTATTATACCAGAAAGACTTTTTCGAGAAACATGTATTTTTTTAGATGCTTCTGATATATTAGCTATATTATTTTTTATACAATTTCTTAATTCTTCTGTATTTATATATGTAGATTTCTCGCTAATAATAAACTTTCTTAAAATATTAAACATTGATTCATAATTTTCTTTAGAATTTCTTTTTCCACTTTCAGGTAATTTTTCCCAGAAATAATTAATAATAGGTGCGTATGAATATAAACTTTCTATATTCCATTTATTAATCTCAAAATAAGTATCAAAAAATGTAAAATGTTTTTCATTATTTTCAAAATAATATCCCATATAATACATCAATTCATTTGATAATTTAATAGCATTATTTAAATCATATTCCTTTAAATACCATGACCAATTATTTAAAGAACTAACTATACCTATTCTATGTGGTATTTTTTTCGATAATATATATGCTTTTTTAAAGTATTTCCAGGCTTCATTAAAATCTTTTTCATTAACCTTTTTTCTTCCTTTTCCAAGATCTATAAATACCTCTGTAGAAGGGTCCATTTCATATTCTTTTCCCCATAATCTTGTCTTTTCATCCAAATTAATTATATTTTCCACATTAATCAAAACAGATGATACTAGTTTTCTAGACTTTTTTGGAATATCAGATAATTTTTCTTTTAAAAATAAATATTTTTTTTCACATTTACATAATCTCTTAAATATGCTAAATAATATAATTCTTTTGCTAACAATAAATATTTTAATGTTTTTGTATTTTTATATATTAAACCTTTTTCCACCTCTTCTAATGCTTTCCTTTTTTCATTTTTCCAACTAAATTCCAAACTTTTAAATAGATGATACCATCCATTATTTTTTTTAGTTCGTAAAATCATTAAATTAAGAAATGGTTTTGCAAAAGATCCATAATCAGAAATTATCTCAAAAATCTCTCTATTTTTTTCATTCATAATATACACCTCTTTTAGTTATTATACTACTTTTTTTCGCAAATGGGAAGTTATGAACCTAAAAAACATTATGTTACAAAATGCTATATTTTTGTACAGTTAGAATAGATATATAATAAGAGTTTTAGAGGTTGTTAAAGTTGAATGTCATTTGTTTTAGTGTATAATATAATTGAAAATTAGAAAGGAGCGTGATACTATGAAAAAAATTACAAAAACAATCGTTATTTTAACTTTCTTATTCACTGTATTATTCTCAACTGTATCATTTGCCGGTCCTGATGATTATTCTGATTCCACAGAAATAACTACAAATTCCGTTGTATTTACATTAAAGGCTTTTGATATAAATAAATAAGGGGGATTCTCCCCTTTTTTTCTAGGTAGGTGAATTATGAAAAAGGTTTTTCCCTTAGTTATAGCAATTTTAATATCTATAATTCTATATGGGAATTCAATTAATCCAAGTACTAATAATATAAGTACTACTGTTTTTATTATTTCTGTTTTTATATTTCTATCTATGTTAATAACTGTTATTATAGACAGATACACATTTAAAAGAAAGTATTTTGAAAAGGAAAAAGAATTATTAAGCCTTAATTCTGAACTAGAAAAATCATATAAAAAAATTGAAAAATTGAATTCTTCTATTTTAAAAACTTTAGAATTATCTTCTTTTTTTGCTACTCCAAAATTAATGGAAAAAGATTTTGAAAAGAAGGTATTAGATTTATCTCTTGAAATTATAGAACCAGCAGAAAATGGTTCTATCTTTTTATTTGATAAAGATAATAATGCTAAAATGGTTTATGCTAAAGGATATGATTATTTAAAAATTAATGAGTTAGATTTAAAAACTTCAGAATTAATAATACCTGAAAATGCAAAAATTATATCTCAAATTCATAATATTAATGCAAATACTATGTCAGAAGAAAAATTCGAAAAATTTAAGAAATATGGAGGAGATTTAAAAGAAACTTTAATTACTCCTATAGCCTTTAATAATGAAATTTTTGGAATTATTACTTTGGATATAAATAATGGTTCAGAAGCTTCTTTTGAAGATTATCATACAAAAATAATGGATTATTTCGGAAAAATGTTTGCTGGTTTCCTAAAAATGCTGAATTTCATTAAACAGGAAGGAAAATTTCACAAAGATATTGCTTTAACCTTAGTTAAAGCTTTAGAATATTACGATAATTATACTAGAGGACATTCTGAAAGAGTTGCAAATTGGGCATCATTAATAGCAGAAAAAATGGGGTTTGATAAACAAAAAATTGAACATATTTATTGGGCTGGGGTATTACATGATATAGGTAAAATATTTGTTCCACAATCCATTTTAAATAAAGCCGCTAGATTAATACCAGAAGAATTTGAAAAAATAAAACTTCACCCTGTAAAAGGTGAAGAATTAATAAATAAGGTTGAAAACATGCAATATATATCCAAAATAATCAAACATCATCATGAACGATATGATGGAAAAGGTTATCCAGATGGATTAAGTGGAGAAAATATTCCAATTGAATCAAGAATATTAGCCGTGGTTGACAGTTTTGATGCAATGACTAGCGAAAGGCCTTATAAAACTCCACTTTCAAAACAACAGGCTTTAGAAGAACTTAAAAGAATGTCTTGGAAACAATTTGACGGAAATATTGTTAATATATTTTATGACATAATAACAAACTCCGAAGAATAATATTCTATGTTTTTGATTTTTTATACAAATTCAAGAATATTTCATCATCCAATATTGGTCTAAACATTATTTTCATTATAATTAGAGAAATAAAGTAAAAAGATGCACTTATTAAAAATAAATATGTATATCCATTAGAAATTACTGATAAATATCCAAAAACTAAAGCTGAAACTGATCTTGCTATAAAATTAAGAAAGTTTCTTATACCACTGACTGTTGTGGTTTTATTTTTTGGGATATAACTCATTACAATAGTAGAAGAAACAGGATTTGTCATATTCATAAAAGAGAATCTTAATGCATATAATGCGGTAAAAATATATGGATCTCTAACAAAAGCAAAAGAAATCAAAAGAGGCACTACTAAAATATTCATAATCCACATATAATTATACGCACCAAATCTTTTTGATATTTTAGAAGAAAATACTGATCCCAACGATGCTCCAAATTGAGCTATAGCAAGTGCTATACCAATCATTGTTGGTTGCATATTAAATAAATCTTTAAATATTACATTACCGAAATTGACAAATAACCCTGCGCCAAAACCTATTAAGAAAGTTCTTAATAAATGATACTTTAAAATATGTAATTGAGTTTTATCAAAGTCCCCTATATTAAATATATTTCTAATTCCTATATTATCTTTTTTACTCTCTTCAACTGATAACAAGAATATATTTGAAGATAAATGAACAATTCCTGTTATTATCATAGCTGTACTTAACCCCAAAAAATCTCCAACTATTCCTCCTGTTAAATTTCCTAAAACTCCACTTCCCATAAATATTCCAAAATTATATCCGAAGGCTTTTCCCCTATTATCATGATTGGTTATATCAACAATCAATGAATCTAACAATAACATTCTAGAGGTCAAAAAACCACCATTTATTAAAGCTGTATATATTAAAACATTTTCTAACGGGAATATCACCCTTAGAAAAGTTATTGATGCAAAACTTATTGAAGATATTATTAACATTAATTTCTTACCGTATTTATCTCCTAAAACACCTATAATTAATCCTAAAAAAGCTGAGCTTAACATTTCTAATGAAGTAATATGACTAATAAAAGTATTGCTATATCCTATATCTCTTAGAAAAAGATTAAATACAATTCTATATGTTGATTGCGCCAAACTGCTTAAAAAAGTATAATACAATAATTTATACATTATATCACCTCATGGTTAGTCTTACTAACTATATATTTATTATACTATAAAATTTAGTTAGTTTTATTAACAATTTTAAAATTTTATATGTTTAATGATATAATAAATTGGGATTTTATATATGAGAGGTGAATTATGGCAAAAGATCTTACAAGAGGCAGTATTTTTAAAGAGTTATTATTAATGTCTATACCTACTTCAATAGGATTTACTTTCCAAATGATATATGATCTTGTTGATATATATTGGATAGGTATGATATCTAAAGAAGCAATCGCTGGTGTAGGTATTTTTTCTACAGTTTTTTGGGTTGTAGAAGCATTAAATGAAATAATAGGAGTTAGTTCTATATCTTTAATATCTCAAAATTATGGAAGAAAAGATATTAAAAAAACAAACTTAGCCATAGAACAAACAATCGCTTTTAAATTTTTTGTTGCTTTAATTGGATCTATATTTTTTGCTTTTTTCTTGGAACCAATATTACAAATTTTTGCTGACGATACTGTTATTCAATATGGTTTAGATTATGGATATATAAGAGTGTTCTTTTTACCAATAATGTTTTCATCATTTTCTGTAAATACAGCACTAAGAAATATCGGCGATTCCAAAACACCTATGAACATTATGATTTTTGCTAGTATATTAAATGTTTTATTAGATCCAATTTTAATCTTTGATAATATACCTTTTGTAAATGTCCCTGGGTTTGGCCTTGGTATAAAAGGTGCTGCTATTGCTACAATTATTTCTCAAAGCATTGCATTTTTAATTGGATTTTATATCTTATTTAGTGGGAAAAGAGGTATAAAACCTTCAATAAAAGGGTTATTTAAACTTAATTGGGAAATAGATAAAAAATTGTTAACCATAGGTCTTCCAAATGGATTAGAAGTTTTTGCTAGACAAATGTCTATGACTATAATATTATATTTTATTTCTATTTTCGGCACATCAGTTGTTTCTGGTTATACTGTTGCTGGTAGAATATTCGGCCTCGCCTTTATGCCTTTAGTTGGTTTGTCAATGGGTGGCTCTGCTATTGTTGGTCAATCATTAGGCGCAGAAAAGATTGATAGGGCAGAAAAAACTGCTAAAATTTCTGCTATTACAACAACTGCATTAACTTTAATCTTCATGATTATTGTATTCCTATTCTCAGAAAATATAATAGGATTATTTAGTAGTGATCCCGAGGTAATTAAATATGGATCTGAATTCTTAGTTTTTGGTTCCTTGGGATTATTATTTGTATCGTATGCTTTTGGTATAGGAATTGTATTTCCTGGTTCTGGATATAATACCCCATACTTTTTCATGAGTCTTGGATCTAGATGGTTTGTTCAAATTCCATTATTATTTCTGTTTATAAACATAATGCATTTACCTGTATTGTGGGTATGGTTATCTTTTGTTTTTGGTGATTTATTTGAATTTGTTATCGCTATGTACTTTTACAAACAAGGAAAATGGAAATATAAGAGGGTGTAAAAATGAAAATTGGAAACTTTAACTTAAGCAAAAAAGAGGATTTAATGTACTTAACTATACCGACATTTGAAAAATTTAATTATTTATTCCATTTATTTACCACTAGAATTCCAAATAATTTTGATTTAGGAACAAATACTAAAACTCCACTAGAAAAAATATATCGAAATTATGAACATTTAGCTAAAGTATTTAATTTAAATATTCATGACTTTGTACTATCTAATCAAATACATGAAGACAACGTTTTAGTAATTGATGAGAGCTATAAGTCTAGTAATTTTTTATTCAATAGAACTGTAAAAAACGCTGATGCATTAATTACAAATAAAAAAAATATAGTATTAATTACATTATATGCTGATTGTACTCCTATATATTTTTTTGATCCAAATAAAAAAGTTATTGGATTAGCTCATTCTGGCTGGAAGGGTACCATCAAAAAAATAGCAGAAAAAACTGTTAAAAAGATTATGAATATATACAATAGCAACCCAGAAGATATTTTAGTAGCGTTAGGTCCTTCTATTGGACCAAATAGTTTTGAAGTAAGAGAAGATGTAAAAAAAATATTTGAATATACATTCCCAAATAATTTAGATATTATAAAGAAAAAAAATGATAAAAAATATCTAATTAATATTTGGAAAGCTATTGAATATACTCTTGTCAACGCTGGAATAAAAAAAGAAAATATTTTAAATTCAAATATTGATACTTATACCAATACAGACTTATTTTTCTCATATAGAAAAGAAAAAAAGACTGGAAGAATGGCAGCTATAATGGGTTTAATTGACAATTAAATTTATATATGATATAATAATTAGCAAACCGAACAATAAGGAGGATATTATGTCGCAGAAAAATAATAAGGTTGATATATTTAATCACTCCATTATTATGTCATTATTTCTTTTAGGATGGCCAATGATTGTCTCTAATTTAATGCAAACTATGTATAATATTGTTGATGCATACTTTTTGGGAAAAGTGGGCAAAATTGAATTTTCGGCTACAACAATAACCTGGCCATTAATCTTTGTTTTTATTGCTTTTACTATAGGTTTTTCAAATGCTACTGTATCTTTAGTATCTCAATACACAGGGGCAAAAAACAAAAAAATGTCTCAAAAAACATCTGGTCAAGCATATTTAGTTGCTATAATTTTAGGATTTACTTTAGCTTTAATGGGTATTTTAGTTTCAGATAAAGTTATTTCCTTAGTTACAGATGAAAGCAGTAAAGAAGTAATTCCATATGCTATAAAATACTTTAATATAATTATGATTGGTATGCCTTTTGCATTTTTATTTAATATTTCTAGCTCTATCTTAAGAGGTTGGGGCGACTCAAAATTCTCTATGCATATGATGTTTTATTCAACATTATTAAATACAATTTTAGATCCTATTATGATTTTTGGATTTGGTCCAATACCTAAAATGGGTGTAGTGGGTGCAGCTTGGGCAACAACAATTTCAAGAATATTTATTGGTTTAACATCATCTTATCTTGTTTTCAAGGGAGAAAGAGAATTTAAGGTACATTTAGAAGACTTAAAAACTGATTGGAATATTATAAGAAAAATATTTGTTATAGGATTTCCAGGTTCTTTAAGTCATACAATTACATCTTTAGGATTTGTAGTTATTATGGGTTTTGTTTCAGCATTTGGCCCTTCTGTTGTAAGTGCATATGGAATTGGTAATAGAATAATAAATTTAATTACAATGATTTCATTTGGTATAAGTGCTGCTGTTACTACTATGATTGGTCAATTTTTAGGTGCTAATCAAATTAATAATGCAGAAAAAACTGTTAGAACTGCTTTTGTCATAAACTTTACAATTGTCGCTTTTTTAAGCACATTAACTTTTTTGTTTGGATCACATTTAACCAAGTTTTTTATTAATGAACCTGAAGTAATTGAAATTGGTAATATCTTTTTTAAATATGTATCATTCTCTCTTCCTTTTTTTGCATCTATGGGAGTTTTTGTAAATACATTAATCGGAGCAGGACGAACTGGTCAATCAATGATTGTTGATATTGCGAGATTATGGGGCATTAGAGTTCCGTTAATAGCAATTATGGCAAAAAGTTGGGGATTCATGGGAATATTTTATGCTATGATAATTAGTAATATTTTGGCATTAATAATTGCGTGGTTATTTGTTAGATTCGGAAATTGGAAAAAAGCTATTATATAATCCAGGAAATTACTCCTGGATTATTTTTATAAATGCTTTTACTACTTCTGGCGAAAATTGTTTTCCTGAATTATTAACTATTTCCTTTATAGCTTTTTCTTTACCCAATGGATCTCTATAAGCTCTTTTTGTCATCATTGCGTCCCATGCATCTACAACAGAAATAATTTGCGACATTAAAGGTATTCCACTCCCTTTTAATCCATCTGGATAACCCTTTCCGTCATATCTTTCATGATGATGCTTAATTCCAATAGCTATTTCTTTTAAACTTTCTGTTTTTATCAATGCATTATAACCAATTATTGGATGCTTTTTTATAATATCATATTCATTATCAGTAAGAGGCCCGTTTTTATTTAATATTTCTAATGGAATTAATAATTTTCCAATATCATGCAATAACCCAGCTAAATATATTTTTCTAATATATGATTTATCTAAATTCATTTCCTCTGCTATATTAACCGCTAAATCTGCCACATTTCTTGAATGATTCTTAGTATATTCATCATGCTGTTCTAAAAAAGTAATTAATGCACGGATTATATCATCTCTTAAAGATTCTTCTATTTTTGCTTCATTCTTTATTTTATAAAATATTTTAGCTAATATTTTAAATGATTCTAATACATCTTTAATTGTCTCTTTTTCCAATTTTTCATCTATTTCAAAATTCATAATATATTTTAATTTATCAGAAAGTTCTAATATTTCTTCAAATGATCCTTTTTCTGACATAGATTCTACAATTACTATATTTGAATTATCTTCAACCCTTATTAATTTATTATATCTAAATCCAGGAATAATAAATTTTAGAGTTTCTAATAATCTTAATACAAAATCATTTTCAGAAATATACTCTACATTACCAACATCCGACATTAATTTTATCAATAATTTTAATGATTTTTGCAAATTCTCATTATGAGTATATAATAACCTTAGCTCATCATTTTGTTTCGTTATTTTTTCATTTAATAATTCTAATTCATCGTTTTTTACTGATAAAATCATATTTAATCTTTTTAACTCTTTAGTTCTCTTTTCAACTAATTTCAATAATACAAAATAATCGAAAATTAAAATTAATACAATAATTAGTGATATTAATATCATCCATGTTAACCATTTTGGAATTTCTTCTACTCTTTCAGTATATAAGTATCTGCTTATAACTTCATAATAATACGAATCTTTATTCTTTTTTAAATCTTTCAAATTTTTATCTATTATTTTTATTATTTTCTCTTTTTCATTATAATCTTTTCTGAACATCATTAATACTTTAATAGGTGAAAAAACTATATCTGTAGGTATCACTTTATACTTTTCCGAATTCAACAATCCAAATGTTCTATTTACAACACCAGCTTCTATTTTGTTTTCAGAAAGAGCTTTAAATATCCCCTCATATGAATAAAATTCAACAAATTGAACATTTATACCAAATTTTTCTAATTTATTTTTAATTCCAAATTCCTCATCTTCATAATATATATCCTTTTTTAAAAC includes:
- a CDS encoding MFS transporter; the encoded protein is MNGYTKNINNYLLYRLFLNLRIIGPILIPFMLLKGLNYSEIMLLQSIFSISVFLFEIPTGTLADKLSRKVSLFLSGIFFALGLILYIVFKNFFVFAIAEIIFGIGITLSSGADTALLYESLNGLGRKKDFQKIEGISNSYVFISQAFGSILSGFLYKYNPFLPFWISVLNVIIASIIALGFIETDREKSEHKYIIHVFKSFNIVLKKPRILWAIIYSLVMGLLFKTGFWLYQPYFSHVDIDIQYFGIIFFIFNIIAAISSKYLVSLFSEIRPRKILLSLIFLMFLSFILPAIFVSKWAIFFLALQQIVRAMDRPTMNFYINHQVEDKYRATVISMVSLVANLSFALLSPLIGLLLDEKGTITTYLTLSVMSIIGFFILFNLRRKQKKLK
- a CDS encoding zinc ribbon domain-containing protein, whose amino-acid sequence is MKRYGIELKKIDRFYASSQICSVCGNKNTKVKNLNVRQWECPKCGTVHDRDINAAINIAKYA
- a CDS encoding transposase encodes the protein MWLSPKFKEGIKVRIHRKLPNEYKIKNATFEKTTTNKYYVAIVIEVADVEIKNKSKEILGIDLGIKNTVILSNGEKYSIPELKKYERRLKRLYRQLSKKQKGSKNKEKARLKLSKYIEKINNIKNDWIHKTTYKIVSENQVGKIAIEDLNVKGMLKNHYIAKSIQWQSWNKFITILKYKKIWY
- a CDS encoding helix-turn-helix domain-containing protein encodes the protein MLQTYKFRIYPTNEQKEKLNKHFGSTRFIYNFFLNYNNIMYKKLNKPTNYYMWASVLIQLKKTNKYSLLNKKNLQVLQQTLKDLDRAFKNQGKYPKFKKKKNRQTIPQHIQLYIKEDNNKYGYHLNLKKE
- a CDS encoding HD-GYP domain-containing protein, producing the protein MKKVFPLVIAILISIILYGNSINPSTNNISTTVFIISVFIFLSMLITVIIDRYTFKRKYFEKEKELLSLNSELEKSYKKIEKLNSSILKTLELSSFFATPKLMEKDFEKKVLDLSLEIIEPAENGSIFLFDKDNNAKMVYAKGYDYLKINELDLKTSELIIPENAKIISQIHNINANTMSEEKFEKFKKYGGDLKETLITPIAFNNEIFGIITLDINNGSEASFEDYHTKIMDYFGKMFAGFLKMLNFIKQEGKFHKDIALTLVKALEYYDNYTRGHSERVANWASLIAEKMGFDKQKIEHIYWAGVLHDIGKIFVPQSILNKAARLIPEEFEKIKLHPVKGEELINKVENMQYISKIIKHHHERYDGKGYPDGLSGENIPIESRILAVVDSFDAMTSERPYKTPLSKQQALEELKRMSWKQFDGNIVNIFYDIITNSEE
- a CDS encoding MFS transporter, with the protein product MYKLLYYTFLSSLAQSTYRIVFNLFLRDIGYSNTFISHITSLEMLSSAFLGLIIGVLGDKYGKKLMLIISSISFASITFLRVIFPLENVLIYTALINGGFLTSRMLLLDSLIVDITNHDNRGKAFGYNFGIFMGSGVLGNLTGGIVGDFLGLSTAMIITGIVHLSSNIFLLSVEESKKDNIGIRNIFNIGDFDKTQLHILKYHLLRTFLIGFGAGLFVNFGNVIFKDLFNMQPTMIGIALAIAQFGASLGSVFSSKISKRFGAYNYMWIMNILVVPLLISFAFVRDPYIFTALYALRFSFMNMTNPVSSTIVMSYIPKNKTTTVSGIRNFLNFIARSVSALVFGYLSVISNGYTYLFLISASFYFISLIIMKIMFRPILDDEIFLNLYKKSKT
- a CDS encoding MATE family efflux transporter produces the protein MAKDLTRGSIFKELLLMSIPTSIGFTFQMIYDLVDIYWIGMISKEAIAGVGIFSTVFWVVEALNEIIGVSSISLISQNYGRKDIKKTNLAIEQTIAFKFFVALIGSIFFAFFLEPILQIFADDTVIQYGLDYGYIRVFFLPIMFSSFSVNTALRNIGDSKTPMNIMIFASILNVLLDPILIFDNIPFVNVPGFGLGIKGAAIATIISQSIAFLIGFYILFSGKRGIKPSIKGLFKLNWEIDKKLLTIGLPNGLEVFARQMSMTIILYFISIFGTSVVSGYTVAGRIFGLAFMPLVGLSMGGSAIVGQSLGAEKIDRAEKTAKISAITTTALTLIFMIIVFLFSENIIGLFSSDPEVIKYGSEFLVFGSLGLLFVSYAFGIGIVFPGSGYNTPYFFMSLGSRWFVQIPLLFLFINIMHLPVLWVWLSFVFGDLFEFVIAMYFYKQGKWKYKRV
- the pgeF gene encoding peptidoglycan editing factor PgeF, giving the protein MKIGNFNLSKKEDLMYLTIPTFEKFNYLFHLFTTRIPNNFDLGTNTKTPLEKIYRNYEHLAKVFNLNIHDFVLSNQIHEDNVLVIDESYKSSNFLFNRTVKNADALITNKKNIVLITLYADCTPIYFFDPNKKVIGLAHSGWKGTIKKIAEKTVKKIMNIYNSNPEDILVALGPSIGPNSFEVREDVKKIFEYTFPNNLDIIKKKNDKKYLINIWKAIEYTLVNAGIKKENILNSNIDTYTNTDLFFSYRKEKKTGRMAAIMGLIDN